Proteins from a single region of Limosilactobacillus fermentum:
- a CDS encoding helix-turn-helix domain-containing protein yields MKITYSTTTKLRLLSQFQNVNESLKVFADYHNVGAGSLKRWIQQYLTGGLANLERPVHNRRYPKKLKLRAVRDYRNHRLPTKEILLKYDICGLSQLRNWVILYNNGKEPVRKRVRKMGRKVSYDEKIEIVKWVLKHNHDYKQAAQKFDITYSRAYAWTQKYEQANDWTALKDRRGKTRGRQPADREEQLLKEIRDLKAKLREREVQIAFSKKLIEISNREVKRPNDIKRFKK; encoded by the coding sequence ATGAAAATCACCTATTCAACGACTACCAAGCTTCGCTTATTAAGTCAATTTCAAAACGTTAACGAGTCACTCAAGGTTTTCGCTGATTATCACAATGTAGGTGCAGGGAGTTTAAAGCGTTGGATCCAGCAGTATCTAACTGGCGGATTGGCTAATTTAGAGCGCCCAGTACACAATCGCCGGTACCCTAAGAAGCTTAAGCTTCGTGCCGTCCGTGATTATCGAAATCACCGTCTTCCTACCAAAGAAATCCTATTAAAGTATGATATCTGTGGATTATCCCAACTTCGTAACTGGGTCATCCTTTACAATAATGGTAAAGAACCAGTAAGAAAGCGGGTGCGGAAGATGGGACGAAAGGTCTCGTATGACGAGAAAATCGAAATCGTTAAATGGGTCTTGAAGCATAATCATGACTACAAGCAAGCAGCGCAAAAGTTTGATATTACCTATTCCAGAGCGTATGCCTGGACGCAGAAATACGAGCAAGCAAACGATTGGACGGCCCTAAAGGACCGGCGTGGCAAGACCAGGGGTAGGCAACCAGCCGACCGTGAGGAACAGTTACTCAAAGAGATTCGGGACCTCAAAGCTAAATTACGTGAAAGAGAGGTTCAGATTGCCTTCTCAAAAAAATTGATCGAAATAAGCAACCGGGAGGTGAAGCGGCCAAACGATATCAAGCGGTTCAAGAAATGA